A single region of the Brachypodium distachyon strain Bd21 chromosome 3, Brachypodium_distachyon_v3.0, whole genome shotgun sequence genome encodes:
- the LOC104584175 gene encoding uncharacterized protein LOC104584175, with amino-acid sequence MHAMTTNYFQELFTKDPEIDYTGILDLINASVSDEMNEELCKAFSDDEISNALFQIGPLKAPGVDGFPTRFYQRNWQIMREEITKAVRPFFETGEMPADVNTTAIVLIPEVDQPRTLKDYRPISLCSVLYKIVAKCLVNRLRPILGELISPNQSAFVPGRLITDNALLAFECMHSIETDTAAGDSFCAYKLDLSKAYDRVDWGYLECTMQKMGFAPADNAEAEQVLDIIHRYERGTGQLINPAKCSMFFGKSCPEETKHEMRNTLQVVEVDFESKYLGLPTPEGRVNRRGKEVLIKAVAQALPTYVMGVFKLPFSVCEDLTQMTRNYWWGAENGKQKTHWMAWDKMIRPKRQGGIGFRDMRIFNQTLLARQAWWLIENPNSLCAQVLKANTIHMGISLMLSSRGAPRRRGNPLHMGLSY; translated from the exons ATGCATGCTATGACTACCAACTACTTCCAGGAGCTGTTCACTAAGGATCCGGAGATTGATTACACTGGAATTCTTGATCTTATTAATGCTTCTGTTTCAGATGAGATGAATGAGGAACTATGCAAGGCCTTTTCCGATGATGAAATTTCCAATGCCTTATTCCAGATAGGACCACTTAAAGCCCCTGGTGTGGATGGATTTCCTACCCGTTTTTATCAGAGGAATTGGCAGATTATGCGGGAGGAGATTACAAAGGCAGTGCGCCCGTTTTTTGAAACTGGGGAGATGCCGGCGGATGTCAATACAACTGCTATAGTGTTGATTCCTGAAGTGGACCAGCCTAGAACTCTTAAAGATTATCGGCCGATAAGCCTTTGCTCTGTGCTGTACAAGATTGTGGCTAAGTGTCTTGTGAACCGCCTCCGGCCTATACTTGGGGAGCTCATATCTCCAAATCAAAGCGCCTTTGTCCCAGGTAGGCTTATCACTGATAATGCTTTGCTAGCCTTTGAATGTATGCATTCTATCGAGACGGACACAGCTGCCGGTGATAGCTTTTGTGCTTACAAGTTGGACCTGTCCAAGGCTTATGATCGGGTGGATTGGGGATATTTGGAGTGCACGATGCAAAAGATGGGATTTGCGCCC GCTGATAATGCGGAAGCAGAGCAGGTTCTTGATATCATCCATAGATATGAGAGAGGGACGGGGCAACTCATCAATCCCGCTAAGTGTTCCATGTTCTTTGGCAAGTCCTGTCCGGAGGAGACCAAGCATGAAATGAGGAATACGTTGCAAGTGGTTGAAGTGGACTTTGAATCAAAGTACCTGGGCTTGCCAACGCCTGAAGGTCGTGTTAACCGAA GAGGGAAGGAGGTACTGATTAAAGCTGTTGCCCAAGCTCTACCCACTTACGTCATGGGGGTGTTCAAGCTGCCTTTCTCTGTCTGTGAGGATCTCACTCAAATGACAAGGAACTACTGGTGGGGAGCAGAAAACGGGAAACAGAAAACACACTGGATGGCGTGGGATAAAATGATAAGGCCGAAGCGGCAAGGCGGTATTGGGTTCCGGGACATGCGTATCTTCAACCAGACTCTCCTTGCGAGGCAGGCATGGTGGCTGATCGAGAACCCTAACAGCCTTTGTGCCCAGGTGTTGAAAGCTAATACTATCCACATGGGAATATCATTGATGCTGTCTTCACGGGGCGCCCCTCGTCGACGTGGCAACCCATTGCATATGGGCTTGAGCTACTGA